The following proteins are encoded in a genomic region of Maribacter hydrothermalis:
- a CDS encoding MGH1-like glycoside hydrolase domain-containing protein, whose product MKNPEQERLAQHQKDEKDWLKWGPYLSERQWGTVREDYSAGGDAWNYFPHDHARSRTFRWGEDGIAGISDRYCNMCFSIALWNGKDPILKERLYGLTGPQGNHGEDVKELYYYLENTPSHSYMKYLYKYSQKAYPYEQLIEENQKRSREELEYEILDTGIFDDNTYFDVCTEYAKGDETDILIQITITNRNNQPAPITLLPQMVIRNHWSFKEMSRKPVMATVKNGKDTSVCIDHPYVGKYNLYFQAADRLLFTENETNREVVYNEENQHPFKKDLFHTAVCNNDYDLATKNNSGTKFAPQYQQILGGGESKTVQLRLTTATLKEPFADFDSIFKARQEECAQFYNDIAPKASEEHKAILKQAFAGLLWTKQYYNYEVEKWLEGDYKTTPPPKERLTGRNNQWKTLRNHDVLSMPDAWEYPWYAAWDSAFHCVSFASIDANFAKEQLLLFTKEWYMSPNGQIPAYEWNFSDVNPPVQAWSALQIYAIDKAKTGEGDIKFLKRIFNKLNLNFNWWVNRLDRNDNNVFQGGFLGLDNIGVFDRSHGVPGGGLLDQVDGTAWMAMYSLNMLEISLRIAEHDDSYEDMATKYFGHFVFIAEALNKMDTDKANTWDDIEGFFYDRLILPDGRSTTIKVRSIAGMLSLAAVLTIKKNVLDKFPKFKASILWFKKYRAENLKYEVIQEFEDGDDLLLSLVPKDRMQKLVTTLLDEKEFLSDYGIRSLSKIHEKPYKIQIDGIEYSIDYEPAESTVSLFGGNSNWRGPIWMPMNYLFIQTLREYQTYSGNDFLFEYPTGSTKLLNLKQVSDELSKRLIKMFEKDSSGNRPINKNYEKYYQDSNFKDLILFYEYFHGENGRGLGAAHQTGWTALIANLIEQLEN is encoded by the coding sequence ATGAAGAATCCTGAACAAGAGCGTTTAGCCCAACATCAAAAAGATGAGAAAGATTGGTTAAAATGGGGGCCTTATTTAAGTGAGCGCCAATGGGGAACGGTACGTGAAGATTATAGCGCTGGTGGCGATGCTTGGAACTATTTTCCGCATGATCACGCCAGAAGCAGAACTTTTCGTTGGGGAGAAGATGGTATCGCCGGTATTAGCGACCGGTATTGCAATATGTGTTTTAGCATTGCCTTGTGGAACGGAAAAGACCCTATTTTAAAAGAGCGACTTTACGGATTAACCGGTCCGCAGGGAAATCATGGGGAAGATGTAAAAGAGCTGTATTACTATTTAGAAAATACGCCTAGCCACTCGTACATGAAATATTTGTACAAGTATTCTCAAAAGGCATATCCGTACGAACAATTAATTGAAGAAAATCAAAAACGCTCTCGTGAAGAATTAGAATATGAAATTTTAGATACGGGTATTTTCGATGACAATACCTATTTCGATGTTTGCACGGAATATGCTAAAGGTGATGAGACTGATATATTAATTCAAATCACCATAACCAACAGAAATAATCAACCTGCCCCAATTACTTTACTTCCACAAATGGTTATACGTAACCATTGGTCATTTAAAGAAATGTCTAGAAAGCCAGTTATGGCAACGGTAAAAAATGGTAAGGACACCTCCGTATGTATTGACCACCCTTATGTTGGCAAATACAATCTTTATTTTCAAGCAGCAGATAGGTTATTGTTTACCGAAAATGAAACCAACAGGGAAGTTGTTTATAACGAAGAAAATCAGCATCCGTTTAAGAAAGATTTATTCCATACAGCAGTATGTAACAACGATTATGATTTGGCAACCAAAAATAACTCGGGCACCAAGTTTGCTCCACAATATCAACAAATATTGGGAGGAGGCGAATCTAAAACGGTACAATTACGTTTAACAACTGCTACACTTAAAGAACCTTTTGCAGATTTTGATTCCATTTTTAAAGCAAGACAAGAAGAGTGCGCACAATTTTATAATGACATTGCTCCAAAAGCTTCCGAAGAACATAAAGCTATTTTAAAACAAGCTTTTGCAGGCTTACTTTGGACAAAGCAATATTACAATTACGAAGTAGAAAAATGGCTAGAAGGAGATTATAAAACTACACCACCACCAAAAGAAAGGTTAACAGGCAGAAACAATCAATGGAAAACTTTACGAAACCATGATGTCCTCTCCATGCCCGATGCTTGGGAATATCCTTGGTATGCCGCTTGGGATTCTGCCTTTCACTGTGTGTCGTTTGCATCCATTGACGCTAATTTTGCCAAAGAGCAATTACTATTGTTTACGAAAGAATGGTACATGTCGCCAAACGGGCAAATACCAGCCTATGAATGGAATTTTAGTGATGTGAATCCGCCAGTACAGGCATGGTCGGCATTGCAGATTTACGCTATTGACAAAGCAAAAACAGGTGAAGGAGATATTAAATTCCTGAAACGAATTTTCAACAAACTAAATTTAAACTTTAACTGGTGGGTAAACCGGTTGGATAGAAATGATAACAATGTTTTTCAAGGGGGATTTTTAGGATTAGATAATATTGGAGTATTTGACCGTAGTCATGGTGTACCCGGTGGCGGACTACTAGACCAAGTAGATGGTACTGCATGGATGGCCATGTACAGTCTAAATATGTTAGAAATAAGTTTGCGAATTGCCGAGCATGACGACTCTTATGAGGATATGGCTACCAAGTATTTTGGGCATTTTGTATTTATTGCAGAAGCATTAAATAAAATGGATACTGACAAGGCCAATACCTGGGATGATATTGAGGGCTTCTTTTACGACCGCCTAATTTTACCAGACGGTAGGTCAACAACTATAAAAGTACGCTCTATAGCCGGTATGCTTTCTTTAGCAGCTGTACTTACTATTAAGAAAAATGTGCTCGATAAATTTCCAAAATTTAAGGCAAGTATTCTATGGTTTAAAAAATACCGCGCTGAGAATTTAAAGTACGAAGTAATACAAGAGTTTGAAGATGGCGACGATTTACTACTATCGTTAGTTCCTAAAGATAGGATGCAAAAATTGGTAACGACCCTTTTAGATGAAAAGGAATTCTTGAGTGATTATGGAATTCGGTCCCTTTCTAAAATTCACGAAAAACCTTATAAAATACAAATAGACGGTATTGAATATTCTATTGACTACGAACCAGCAGAATCTACAGTTTCCCTGTTTGGAGGAAACTCTAACTGGCGTGGACCTATTTGGATGCCTATGAATTATCTATTTATACAAACATTACGTGAATACCAAACCTATAGTGGTAACGACTTCCTTTTTGAATACCCAACAGGAAGCACCAAATTACTGAATCTAAAACAAGTTAGTGATGAGCTAAGTAAGCGCTTAATTAAAATGTTTGAAAAGGATAGTTCTGGCAACCGACCTATTAACAAAAACTACGAGAAGTATTATCAAGATTCTAACTTTAAAGATTTGATACTTTTCTACGAATATTTTCATGGAGAAAACGGACGAGGTTTAGGAGCGGCTCACCAAACAGGGTGGACCGCTTTGATTGCAAACCTTATAGAACAATTAGAAAATTAA
- a CDS encoding amidohydrolase family protein produces MIIDVHTHINNYHEDRVVSLNESLDKLSENMAANNIDYSLVLTSYKVNEHRPSTKQVVEAVKGYDNLGVVSGISYLHYNHHDVREISEYLEKGFIKGLKFYPGYEPFYPNDIRFKLMYEMAIEYDVPVMFHSGDTYAPTGKIKYSHPLHIDDLAVDYPDLKIVICHVGNPWIKDCMEVVYKNKNVYADISGLVLGDFSDKFERYMKKEIEEMITYAGDPRYLLYGTDWPISNMKSYLKFMDQLDLSDEKKELILWKNAAELFKIDVSKLQ; encoded by the coding sequence ATGATCATAGACGTACATACCCACATTAACAATTACCATGAAGACCGAGTAGTTTCTTTAAATGAAAGTTTAGACAAGCTATCTGAAAACATGGCAGCGAATAATATTGATTATTCTTTGGTGCTTACCTCTTACAAAGTAAATGAACACAGACCAAGTACCAAACAAGTGGTAGAAGCTGTAAAAGGTTACGACAATTTAGGTGTGGTATCTGGAATTAGTTATTTACATTATAACCACCACGATGTTCGGGAAATTAGTGAATACCTTGAAAAAGGGTTTATAAAAGGACTAAAATTCTACCCAGGTTACGAGCCATTTTATCCTAATGATATTCGGTTTAAGTTAATGTACGAAATGGCAATTGAGTATGATGTGCCTGTAATGTTCCACTCTGGTGACACCTATGCGCCTACCGGAAAAATAAAATACTCCCACCCGCTGCATATTGATGATTTGGCGGTTGATTATCCTGACTTAAAAATTGTGATTTGCCATGTGGGTAATCCGTGGATTAAAGATTGTATGGAAGTTGTTTACAAAAACAAAAACGTTTATGCCGATATATCTGGACTAGTTTTAGGTGACTTCTCCGATAAGTTTGAGCGTTACATGAAAAAGGAAATCGAAGAAATGATTACCTATGCCGGCGACCCAAGATATCTTTTATATGGAACAGACTGGCCAATTTCTAACATGAAATCGTACTTGAAATTTATGGACCAATTAGATTTATCTGACGAAAAGAAAGAATTAATTCTTTGGAAAAATGCCGCTGAACTTTTTAAGATTGATGTGAGTAAGCTTCAATAG